One Diospyros lotus cultivar Yz01 chromosome 1, ASM1463336v1, whole genome shotgun sequence genomic window carries:
- the LOC127794290 gene encoding uncharacterized protein LOC127794290 translates to MDREWVKNPNRVSPQYVAGIEEFITIAKESLNSAGLTLCPCLNCANRRLQSIDVIRAHLIKKGIDNSYTRWVYHGEEESEEEEGVGNEEFFNEQFDGLGEGLHDAAGVDLFNIGPTSDFVGNERPAIEEARYEKLYEALNNPVYNGCENFSTLTFVVKLMNIKVMNKWSDNSFEMLLKLIHEVLPKGNNCPENYYDTRRLLCDLGLGYEHIDVCLYDCAIFYGEHSNATICPVCKYSRYVRNKIPHKRLRYFPVTPRLKRLYSSRHTARDMRWHKEIRAEEPGVLRHPADGKAWKHFDELYPDFAADSRNVRLGLASDGFNPFSNMSTTHSIWPVILMPYNMPPWRSMHKSNYLLTLLIPGPKSPGKDFDVFLRPLVDELKVLWCNGVQAYDEYSRSSFTLRATVMWTISDFPAYAYLSGWSTMGKLLEEVPICTPGKAPNNDDRKRKRGVDELNWSKKSILFELPYWSKLLMRHNLDVMHIEKNVCDNIVGTLLNDPMKSKDTVKARLDLEDLNIRKELWLKERNGKFEKPHANYTLSKSDCEGFCDFIKSVRLPDGYASNISRCVTDSHTLGGMKTHDCHVLLQKILPVAILPYLDKKIRATLIEFCQFFQKLSAKTLYVNKLENMKTGIVIILCKLEKIFPLSFFTIMVHLCVHLPEQALWGGPVSSRWMFGIERRMGTYKGYVRNFSRPDGSITEAYVVDEAVTFLSRYLHNIETRFTRLERNWDVPCTQHKMELFNNKIRTMGASKFGKLGVFDHVVQWYLLNNCGDELDGYINEHKEVLRLRNVREEDFEVVQKHEFPSWFKNKMANLRVNGDPKATDYLYSLSQYADDRYTIWHSCIVNGVRFRCKERDDKFKTQCSGVCTEGDYESSDFTYYGVLLEILELDFIYQRTVFMFRCKWYNTDPKGKRIVVNNNLTSLDITSNWYAEDPFILATQAQQVFYLNDRSRGKNWMVVQKVNHRNIYDIIEHDDDEERVNDDIFQEEESSELPHFQPTEEVVDTSLLVRQNEEPISFPHELVVKLRSEQTFLNDREHNLEDIEDYDDDGRFFITDEVTLESETDDDSDDPDLDDNDDDDA, encoded by the exons ATGGATCGTGAATGGGTAAAGAACCCGAATAGGGTATCTCCTCAGTATGTGGCAGGGATAGAAGAATTTATAACTATTGCAAAAGAGAGTTTGAATTCTGCGGGGTTAACTCTATGTCCATGCTTAAACTGTGCTAATAGGAGGTTGCAAAGTATAGATGTCATTAGAGCTCATTTGATTAAAAAGGGAATTGATAACTCATACACACGATGGGTGTACCATGGTGAGGAAGAATCTGAGGAGGAAGAAGGTGTGGGCAACGAGGAATTCTTTAATGAGCAATTTGATGGATTGGGAGAAGGATTGCACGATGCGGCTGGTGTTGACCTTTTTAATATTGGGCCTACGAGTGACTTTGTTGGAAATGAACGACCAGCTATTGAAGAAGCCCGTTATGAGAAGCTATATGAAGCTTTAAATAATCCTGTATATAATGGATGTGAAAACTTCTCTACTTTAACCTTTGTTGTGAAGCTGATGAATATAAAAGTGATGAACAAGTGGAGTGATAATTCTTTTGAGATGCTATTGAAGCTAATCCATGAGGTGCTCCCAAAGGGTAATAATTGTCCAGAGAACTATTATGACACTAGAAGATTGCTTTGTGATCTCGGTTTGGGTTATGAGCATATTGATGTTTGTCTATATGATTGTGCTATCTTCTATGGTGAACATAGTAATGCTACAATATGTCCTGTTTGTAAATATAGTCGCTATGTTCGTAACAAGATTCCGCATAAGAGGTTGCGATACTTCCCTGTCACGCCTCGTCTGAAGCGGTTATATAGCTCACGACACACAGCTAGAGACATGCGTTGGCATAAAGAAATTCGTGCGGAAGAGCCTGGAGTGTTGCGTCATCCTGCTGATGGGAAGGCTTGGAAGCACTTTGATGAGTTGTACCCTGACTTTGCTGCTGATTCAAGGAATGTACGATTGGGGTTAGCTTCAGATGGGTTCAATCCATTTAGCAATATGTCGACAACACATAGTATATGGCCAGTCATTTTGATGCCTTATAACATGCCGCCTTGGCGTTCAATGCATAAGAGCAACTACCTCTTAACGTTGTTGATTCCAGGACCAAAGTCCCCTGGTAAGGACTTTGATGTATTTTTAAGACCCCTTGTGGATGAGCTTAAAGTTTTATGGTGTAACGGAGTTCAAGCATACGATGAATACTCCCGATCAAGTTTCACTCTTCGTGCAACAGTTATGTGGACAATTAGCGACTTCCCTGCTTATGCTTACTTATCTGGGTGGAGCACTATGGGTAAATTG TTAGAAGAGGTACCTATATGCACCCCTGGTAAAGCACCTAATAATGATGATAGAAAACGTAAACGTGGTGTTGATGAGTTGAATTGGTCAAAAAAGAGTATATTGTTTGAACTACCATATTGGTCAAAGCTATTGATGCGTCATAATCTTGATGTCATgcatattgaaaaaaatgtttgtGATAATATTGTTGGAACCTTGTTAAATGATCCCATGAAGTCGAAGGATACTGTGAAGGCACGTTTAGACTTGGAGGATCTTAACATTCGTAAAGAATTATGGTTGAAGGAGCGGaatggaaaatttgagaaaccTCATGCAAATTACACGTTGAGTAAATCAGATTGTGAGGGATTTTGTGACTTTATCAAGTCAGTTCGCTTACCGGATGGGTATGCTTCAAACATCAGTCGTTGTGTGACAGACTCTCATACACTTGGTGGGATGAAAACACATGATTGTCATGTATTGCTCCAAAAAATACTACCAGTGGCCATTCTCCCATACTTAGACAAGAAAATACGAGCCACACTAATTGAGTTTTGtcaattctttcaaaaattaagtgCCAAGACTCTATATGTCAACAAACTTGAGAATATGAAGACAGGGATTGTTATCATACTATGTAAACTTGAAAAGATATTTCCTTTGTCATTCTTTACAATCATGGTTCACTTATGTGTGCATTTACCTGAACAAGCATTGTGGGGTGGACCAGTCAGTTCAAGGTGGATGTTTGGCATTGAACGTCGCATGGGTACATATAAGGGATACGTTCGTAACTTTTCACGCCCTGATGGTTCCATTACTGAAGCATATGTTGTTGATGAGGCTGTGACATTTTTATCTCGATATTTGCATAATATTGAGACAAGATTCACACGTCTAGAACGTAATTGGGATGTACCTTGTACACAACATAAGATGGAGTTATTTAACAATAAGATTCGTACGATGGGGGCCTCTAAATTTGGTAAGCTAGGGGTTTTTGACCATGTGGTGCAATGGTACCTTTTGAATAACTGCGGAGATGAACTTGATGGTTACATAAA TGAGCATAAAGAAGTATTGCGTTTGAGAAATGTGCGGGAAGAAGATTTCGAAGTCGTACAAAAACATGAATTTCCTTCTTGGTTCAAGAACAAG ATGGCTAATCTTAGAGTCAATGGCGATCCTAAAGCAACTGATTATTTGTACTCATTGTCACAATATGCGGATGATCGTTACACAATTTGGCATAGTTGCATTGTTAATGGCGTTAGATTTCGCTGCAAAGAACGTGATGATAAGTTCAAGACACAATGTAGTGGAGTTTGTACAGAGGGTGATTATGAGAGTAGTGATTTCACATATTATGGTGTTCTACTTGAAATTTTAGAATTGGATTTCATCTATCAACGTACGGTATTCATGTTTCGTTGCAAGTGGTACAATACTGATccgaaaggaaaaagaatagtggttaataataatttgacatCACTTGACATTACATCTAATTGGTATGCTgaagatccatttattttggCCACACAAGCTCAACAAGTTTTTTACCTAAATGATCGAAGTCGGGGAAAGAATTGGATGGTTGTACAAAAGGTAAATCATAGGAACATATATGATATAATTGAGCATGACGATGATGAAGAGAGGGTGAACGATGATATCTTTCAAGAGGAAGAATCTAGTGAGTTACCGCATTTTCAGCCAACGGAAGAGGTAGTCGACACGTCTTTATTGGTTCGGCAAAATGAAGAACCAATAAGTTTTCCTCATGAGTTGGTGGTTAAATTACGTAGTGAACAAACATTTCTTAATGATCGAGAACATAACTTGGAAGATATTGAGGATTATGATGACGACGGTAGATTTTTTATTACCGATGAAGTAACTTTAGAATCTGAGACTGATGACGACTCTGATGACCCAGATCTTgatgacaatgatgatgatgatgcatga